The Collibacillus ludicampi region ACGGATCTTCTCGAAGAAACCGCTTATTTTATCGATCTTACGTTTGCAATGACTGAACAGATCCCCGTTGTCTTTACTGGTGCGATGCGTTCATCCAATGAAATCAGCAGCGACGGTCCCTATAACTTACTTTCCGCCGTACGTGTCGCGTCACATGAAGAGTCGGCAGGCAAGGGTGTCCTCGTCGTGTTGAACGGCGAAATCCATGCAGCCCGATATGTACAGAAAGTACATACTTCCGCAGTTGACACATTCCGTTCCCCGGAAATCGGACCTGTTGGTTTCGTACGTAAAGACGGGGTACATTTTGTGTTTGAAACATGGAAGAGAGATTCTCTCGCATTTGCAGGGAAGTTTGCCAAAGTCGGCTTGGTGAAGACTGCGTTCGATATGGATGCCGATCTGATCGACTGCATGATTGGCGCTGGATATCAAGCGATCGTGATCGAAGGAGTTGGACTCGGCCACGTAACGCCCAAAATGACCGAAGGAATCGAACGGGCCATCGCTCAAGGAATACCTGTCGTGATGACCAGCCGATCCCCCGAAGGAGCAACAGCTCCCGTTTACGGATATCTTGGCGGAGGGCAAGACCTCCATAAACGCGGCGTCATTTACACCAACGGATATCCTGCCCATAAGGCGCGGCTCAAATTAATGATCTATCTGGGAAATCGTAAGAGAGCTACATCTGATGAGTTGAAGGAATTGTTTCAGTGA contains the following coding sequences:
- a CDS encoding asparaginase encodes the protein MKKILVITTGGTIAMAEDERGTVQVQEKNVLLNWQRLLHSTADVTFYSFRNKPSVHLDTQDYTELLTILQRESSRYDGFVITHGTDLLEETAYFIDLTFAMTEQIPVVFTGAMRSSNEISSDGPYNLLSAVRVASHEESAGKGVLVVLNGEIHAARYVQKVHTSAVDTFRSPEIGPVGFVRKDGVHFVFETWKRDSLAFAGKFAKVGLVKTAFDMDADLIDCMIGAGYQAIVIEGVGLGHVTPKMTEGIERAIAQGIPVVMTSRSPEGATAPVYGYLGGGQDLHKRGVIYTNGYPAHKARLKLMIYLGNRKRATSDELKELFQ